In Clostridium sp. SY8519, one genomic interval encodes:
- a CDS encoding baseplate J/gp47 family protein: MFEDNTEEVIQERILDNVPDTLDKREGSVIQTAVGATAYEHAQMYIDMDLLLSETFPDTASYYNLIRRAAERGLLPREGTAAVLKVKAEPSDCILENGTEFNIGELNYTITEQISAEENTYALTCKTVGTEGNNTADDIIPMYDIDNLTSITAVGYISSGTDDEEEEDFRERYFESFSQTAFGGNIQDYHEKIIALSGVGGCVVFPVYDGPGTVRCVIQGADYGIPDASVVQDVQTAVDPNETGLGKGLAPIGHKVTVEAVSGKEITVAADVLLKSGYTLDGIQPEIKAAISEVLKETAETWGKDIQQKVIDAPNHVTASAPVTGLIVRSGRIELAMLGVSGIEDCRNLTINGATGNYTIAMNEIPVFGAFNGTVVSS; the protein is encoded by the coding sequence ATGTTTGAGGATAATACAGAAGAAGTGATCCAGGAGCGGATCCTGGACAATGTACCGGACACGCTGGATAAGCGGGAAGGATCCGTTATACAGACCGCTGTAGGGGCTACCGCCTATGAACATGCGCAGATGTATATCGACATGGACCTTCTGTTAAGTGAGACCTTCCCGGATACGGCGAGCTACTATAACCTGATCCGGCGGGCAGCGGAACGCGGCCTGCTTCCAAGGGAAGGCACGGCAGCCGTCCTGAAAGTAAAGGCAGAGCCTTCGGACTGTATCCTGGAGAATGGGACAGAATTCAATATCGGGGAACTGAATTACACGATTACCGAACAGATCAGCGCCGAAGAAAATACGTATGCATTAACCTGCAAGACCGTAGGGACAGAAGGCAATAACACAGCGGATGACATCATACCGATGTATGATATCGACAATTTGACCAGCATTACAGCAGTTGGATATATCAGTTCCGGAACGGATGACGAAGAGGAGGAGGATTTCCGTGAGCGGTATTTTGAATCCTTTTCCCAGACAGCCTTCGGCGGGAATATCCAGGACTATCACGAGAAAATCATTGCGCTGTCCGGTGTCGGCGGCTGTGTGGTGTTCCCGGTTTATGATGGTCCCGGGACGGTGCGGTGTGTGATTCAGGGCGCGGATTACGGGATTCCGGATGCATCTGTGGTACAGGATGTACAGACCGCTGTGGACCCGAATGAAACAGGACTTGGCAAAGGCCTGGCGCCGATCGGGCACAAAGTGACCGTGGAAGCGGTATCCGGAAAAGAAATCACAGTTGCTGCAGATGTTTTGCTGAAATCCGGGTATACATTGGATGGAATTCAGCCGGAGATTAAAGCAGCCATATCAGAGGTACTGAAAGAAACAGCGGAAACATGGGGTAAGGACATTCAGCAGAAAGTGATTGACGCGCCGAACCATGTGACGGCATCGGCTCCGGTGACCGGCCTGATCGTCCGGTCCGGGCGGATCGAGCTTGCCATGCTTGGGGTGTCCGGCATTGAGGACTGCAGGAATTTGACGATAAACGGAGCAACCGGAAATTACACAATCGCAATGAATGAAATCCCTGTGTTTGGAGCATTTAAC
- a CDS encoding DUF2634 domain-containing protein yields MLPDTDYELNDEIETDFEEESYATRTFRMNTDTGTISGMCDGKEAIAQGIHCMLLTELGRYPIFSEDYGLAAEDLIGEEMDYARAELKDRITEALLFDERVISVDDFEFHPTGSSLLITCSVTTDTGEEVESEVTIDV; encoded by the coding sequence ATGTTACCGGATACAGATTATGAACTGAATGATGAAATCGAAACAGATTTCGAAGAAGAATCGTATGCGACAAGAACCTTCCGGATGAATACGGATACCGGAACCATCAGCGGGATGTGTGATGGAAAAGAAGCCATTGCGCAGGGCATCCACTGCATGCTCCTGACAGAGCTAGGGCGGTATCCGATTTTTTCGGAAGATTACGGGCTTGCGGCAGAGGACCTGATCGGGGAGGAAATGGATTATGCACGCGCAGAACTGAAAGACCGGATCACGGAGGCGCTGCTTTTCGATGAACGGGTGATCAGCGTGGATGACTTTGAATTTCATCCAACCGGCAGCAGCCTGCTCATCACCTGTTCCGTTACAACGGATACCGGCGAAGAAGTAGAAAGCGAGGTGACCATCGATGTTTGA
- a CDS encoding DUF2577 family protein, producing MTTNEYSGNIIKVIKQIALQAYQAAKPADLILGTIDSLDPLKVMVSEKLRLSEAFLLIPHQVKILIKSGELKKGDTVVMLMQAGGQRYLLIDKVE from the coding sequence ATGACGACTAATGAATACAGTGGAAATATCATAAAGGTAATCAAACAGATCGCGCTGCAGGCATATCAAGCGGCTAAGCCGGCAGACCTTATCCTTGGCACAATAGATTCTTTGGATCCACTGAAAGTAATGGTTTCTGAAAAACTGAGGCTTTCGGAAGCATTTTTGCTTATCCCGCACCAGGTAAAAATCCTGATCAAAAGCGGAGAACTGAAGAAGGGCGATACAGTAGTGATGCTGATGCAGGCAGGCGGACAGCGGTATCTGCTGATTGACAAGGTGGAATGA
- a CDS encoding CHAP domain-containing protein, protein MDLVDIALTQEGYRESGTNHTKFGSWYGQQGPWCHMFVSWCAYQLQKKSGSKILGRYVPKEAACVRGESWYKEHGRYASRGSYTPRRNDIIYFSGTRHAGANHVGIVMSCSGGKVHTIEGNSGNKVTRNSYSTSSTRIRGYGVVAPYLNGSFASSKVGTRYANIETYPAEFTAYSQNGQKTASGKTADYRKMMIAAPSNFPFGTKIRVSGTGTKYDGKIFTVTDRGGAIHKFKDSSGKTRYRFDILMKDNATCNSFGRRKGKASTVKATTYSIGSAMTDSVGSSTSSGQDNKAKINQEIALIRKVLKRYEATKKIPDYKVKMTSEQIVQAKAPAVQLYVQYGKSVYEVAVEDDLRVEWERKGTPGKLTFTTIRHKVLREGSGVLLKVNGQKFFYGYIFTIKETKEQENVQVTVYDQLRYLKNKDTYVYSNKTASQVIRMIAKDFELKTGKLANTRCLVTRSESDAELFSVIENALQETLLVTGETYTLYDACGKLMLSKPSEMKVNSALIDADTAQDYTYDHGIDSGVYNQIKLAYENNGKMDMYISKDSNTIGKWGVLQYYEKVDSPKLAKIKGKLLLKMYNHVSRNLSINDAFGSVHVRAGSLVPVLLTLSDIKVSSYMLVTKVVHKFENGLHTMDLTLTGGAFDDD, encoded by the coding sequence ATGGATCTTGTAGACATTGCACTGACCCAGGAAGGCTACCGGGAATCCGGGACGAATCACACAAAGTTCGGCTCCTGGTACGGACAGCAGGGGCCATGGTGCCACATGTTTGTATCCTGGTGCGCCTATCAGCTGCAAAAGAAATCCGGGTCAAAAATCTTAGGCCGGTATGTACCGAAGGAAGCCGCCTGTGTTCGTGGCGAAAGCTGGTATAAAGAACATGGACGGTATGCATCCCGTGGATCTTATACACCCCGCCGGAATGACATTATCTATTTTAGCGGGACACGGCACGCAGGCGCGAACCATGTGGGGATCGTTATGTCCTGTTCCGGTGGAAAGGTGCATACCATTGAGGGTAACTCCGGCAATAAGGTGACGCGCAACAGCTATTCTACATCGAGCACCCGTATCCGTGGGTATGGCGTAGTTGCGCCGTATCTAAACGGTTCCTTTGCATCCAGCAAAGTAGGCACACGGTACGCAAATATTGAGACCTATCCGGCAGAATTCACCGCCTATTCCCAGAACGGCCAGAAAACGGCCAGCGGAAAGACGGCTGACTACCGGAAGATGATGATTGCCGCGCCGTCCAATTTCCCATTTGGGACAAAGATCCGGGTTTCCGGGACCGGGACAAAGTATGACGGAAAGATTTTTACCGTAACAGACCGGGGCGGTGCCATCCATAAATTCAAGGACAGCTCCGGGAAAACAAGATACCGCTTTGACATCCTGATGAAGGATAATGCCACATGTAATTCCTTCGGACGGCGGAAAGGAAAAGCCTCAACGGTCAAAGCAACGACGTATTCCATCGGTTCGGCAATGACGGACAGCGTCGGGAGCAGCACTTCCAGCGGACAGGATAACAAGGCAAAGATCAACCAGGAAATCGCGCTGATCCGGAAGGTACTGAAACGGTATGAGGCAACAAAGAAGATTCCGGATTATAAGGTCAAAATGACATCCGAGCAGATCGTCCAGGCAAAAGCGCCGGCCGTGCAGCTGTATGTGCAGTATGGGAAATCGGTGTATGAGGTTGCCGTTGAGGATGATCTGCGTGTGGAGTGGGAGCGGAAAGGAACCCCTGGGAAGCTGACGTTTACCACCATTCGGCACAAGGTACTGCGGGAAGGATCCGGCGTGCTGCTGAAAGTCAATGGCCAGAAGTTTTTTTACGGGTATATTTTTACAATCAAAGAAACCAAAGAGCAGGAAAACGTGCAGGTAACGGTCTATGACCAGCTGCGGTACCTGAAAAACAAGGATACGTATGTGTATTCGAATAAAACAGCCTCGCAGGTGATCCGGATGATTGCCAAAGACTTTGAGTTGAAAACCGGGAAACTTGCGAATACGCGGTGTCTGGTGACACGGTCCGAGTCTGACGCGGAACTGTTTTCCGTGATTGAGAACGCGCTGCAGGAAACCCTGCTGGTTACCGGTGAAACTTATACCCTGTATGATGCCTGTGGAAAGCTCATGCTTTCCAAACCGAGTGAAATGAAGGTAAACAGCGCATTGATTGATGCGGATACTGCACAGGATTACACCTATGACCACGGGATTGATTCCGGTGTATATAACCAGATCAAACTTGCCTATGAAAACAACGGTAAGATGGATATGTACATCAGCAAAGATTCCAACACCATCGGGAAATGGGGTGTGCTGCAGTATTACGAAAAGGTAGACAGCCCAAAGCTGGCAAAGATAAAGGGCAAGCTTCTTTTAAAGATGTATAACCATGTATCGAGAAATCTGTCGATCAATGATGCGTTTGGTTCTGTCCATGTGCGGGCAGGAAGCCTGGTCCCTGTCCTGCTTACCCTTTCGGACATCAAGGTATCCAGCTATATGCTGGTGACCAAAGTAGTACATAAATTTGAGAACGGACTGCATACCATGGACCTGACGCTGACAGGAGGCGCATTTGATGACGACTAA
- a CDS encoding LysM peptidoglycan-binding domain-containing protein has protein sequence MQSEYRVYIGYLPKELIPQRLLKAKTNYWNSRHVKIPKLFNLRFPIAPESIEMKSSSGNKTITLINGGQVNILKSPELTEWTMDMRLPDLPGDPAAVYSFDLFLEPYVYIELAEALKTRKTVFKLMVQRDASDGKEFYTSTLASLEDYTLKEDASAAYRFTLSMTFKKYVTYGTRKITVKKSGKKKKVSKKKKSREHIVELGHRSTRVKKGDTLPKLSKKHYGSTKYWKALYKYNKSVIEKAAKKHKRKSSVYGKHLYAGTVLFLPNKSVIKKTKA, from the coding sequence ATGCAGAGTGAATACCGGGTATATATTGGATATCTTCCAAAAGAACTGATTCCACAGCGTCTGCTGAAGGCAAAAACCAATTACTGGAATTCCAGGCATGTAAAAATCCCGAAGCTCTTTAACCTGCGGTTCCCAATAGCGCCGGAATCCATCGAAATGAAATCCTCTTCCGGAAACAAGACCATTACACTGATCAACGGCGGCCAGGTAAATATTTTGAAATCACCGGAGCTTACGGAATGGACCATGGACATGCGTCTCCCGGATCTTCCGGGGGACCCGGCCGCGGTCTATTCCTTTGACCTGTTTCTGGAACCGTATGTGTATATTGAACTGGCAGAGGCCTTAAAGACCCGTAAGACGGTGTTTAAGCTGATGGTTCAGCGGGATGCGTCGGACGGGAAGGAGTTTTATACCTCTACGCTGGCCAGCCTGGAAGATTATACATTGAAAGAAGATGCAAGCGCGGCTTACCGGTTTACGTTATCGATGACGTTTAAGAAGTATGTGACCTACGGGACCCGGAAGATCACGGTGAAAAAAAGCGGGAAGAAAAAGAAGGTATCCAAAAAGAAAAAGAGCCGGGAGCATATCGTAGAACTTGGCCACCGCAGCACGCGTGTGAAAAAGGGCGATACGCTGCCGAAGCTGTCGAAAAAGCATTATGGATCAACCAAATACTGGAAAGCGCTGTATAAGTATAACAAGTCAGTGATTGAAAAGGCTGCAAAAAAGCACAAGAGAAAATCAAGCGTTTACGGGAAACACCTGTACGCAGGCACGGTACTGTTTTTGCCAAATAAATCAGTGATCAAAAAGACAAAGGCGTAG
- a CDS encoding phage tail tube protein, with product MSESWMNEQDAPFKDKGCVYYKQGNRRFPALFVHKFEVNANISTEKVPVLGKRIQGRKPTNMEIKLTMTIYKSTTYFDDMVLQYKDTGYLPRMDVEVMANDPTTSIGTDRKIYNDCIIDGDVLLHALDAEGGVIDQEITMYASDFNQSEKYKDLEFMGKTM from the coding sequence ATGTCAGAATCTTGGATGAATGAACAGGACGCGCCGTTTAAGGATAAGGGATGCGTGTACTACAAACAGGGGAACCGCAGGTTCCCGGCGCTGTTTGTCCATAAATTTGAGGTAAACGCGAATATTTCCACCGAGAAAGTACCGGTGCTTGGGAAGCGGATCCAGGGCAGGAAGCCGACCAATATGGAAATCAAACTGACCATGACCATCTATAAGTCAACTACTTACTTTGATGATATGGTCCTGCAGTATAAGGACACCGGATACCTGCCGCGCATGGATGTGGAAGTGATGGCCAATGACCCGACCACCAGCATCGGCACAGACCGCAAGATATACAACGATTGCATCATTGACGGGGATGTGCTGCTTCATGCGCTGGATGCGGAAGGCGGCGTCATTGATCAGGAGATCACCATGTACGCTTCCGACTTCAACCAGTCGGAAAAATACAAGGATCTGGAATTCATGGGAAAGACCATGTAA
- a CDS encoding phage tail sheath C-terminal domain-containing protein, translating into MMGGTFKTQDKVIPGTYENFIVSNGVITEAGERGVCALITDMNWIYYGVGNKVVALTKDEFYKNAFARELGYSYDAEELQAVREVFCHANKLYLVPLNNSNKAASCTYATSIFAGERSNDLLLVIKKNIDDTSQFDVKLYLGTKLLDAQTVAKASDLKGNGYVNWKTDAVLAETAGMAFTGGSNGDVTVETYKQALTLLEASGYTFNALGVAHNLLKDKAYSSDPNYGTTCKNILTSFVQEKREKSADKFQLVYEYAGQDNEGIIGVMDPDYIPWVLGATSSCPLSQSLTNTVYDGELPWNPPVPYSIEQYESFLAEGYFMFHRVGNDVRVLRDISTLVTTSDEKGPLLKDNRTVRVIDYIAAKDAEEFSNTYMGKVPNNEAGRASLWNSLAKIRQKLQEQGVIEDFDAKDVKVSQGEQRNGIVIESAIRLSGVMEILYITTNVQ; encoded by the coding sequence ATGATGGGAGGAACCTTCAAAACCCAGGATAAAGTAATTCCTGGAACCTATGAGAATTTCATTGTGTCCAACGGTGTGATCACAGAGGCCGGGGAACGCGGTGTCTGCGCCCTGATTACGGACATGAACTGGATTTATTATGGTGTAGGCAATAAGGTAGTTGCGCTTACAAAGGACGAGTTTTATAAAAATGCATTTGCAAGGGAACTCGGATACAGCTATGACGCGGAAGAACTCCAGGCAGTCCGGGAAGTGTTCTGCCACGCGAATAAGCTGTACCTGGTTCCGTTGAATAACTCGAACAAAGCAGCTTCCTGCACTTATGCAACTTCGATTTTTGCCGGGGAACGCTCGAATGACCTGCTCCTGGTGATAAAGAAAAACATTGATGACACCAGCCAGTTTGACGTAAAGCTGTACCTTGGTACAAAGCTTCTGGATGCGCAGACCGTGGCAAAGGCATCCGATCTGAAAGGAAACGGATATGTTAACTGGAAAACGGATGCCGTGCTTGCGGAAACAGCAGGAATGGCATTTACAGGCGGGTCCAATGGAGATGTTACGGTGGAAACGTATAAACAGGCGCTGACTCTGCTGGAAGCAAGCGGGTATACCTTCAATGCGCTCGGCGTAGCACATAACCTGCTGAAAGACAAAGCATATAGCAGCGATCCGAACTATGGAACGACATGTAAAAACATTTTGACAAGTTTTGTGCAGGAAAAACGGGAAAAGAGCGCGGATAAGTTCCAGCTTGTTTATGAATATGCGGGACAGGATAACGAGGGGATCATTGGTGTCATGGATCCGGATTATATCCCCTGGGTGCTGGGCGCCACTTCTTCCTGCCCGCTGAGCCAGTCGCTGACGAATACGGTCTATGACGGGGAACTTCCATGGAATCCGCCTGTACCCTATTCCATAGAACAGTATGAAAGCTTCCTGGCAGAAGGCTACTTCATGTTCCACCGTGTTGGGAATGATGTGCGCGTCCTCCGTGATATTTCCACACTGGTCACCACATCCGACGAAAAGGGACCGCTCTTAAAGGACAATCGTACGGTTCGGGTAATTGACTACATTGCAGCAAAGGATGCGGAAGAGTTTTCCAATACCTATATGGGAAAAGTTCCGAACAATGAAGCCGGCCGAGCGTCCCTGTGGAACAGCCTGGCAAAAATCCGGCAGAAACTGCAAGAACAGGGCGTGATTGAAGACTTTGACGCCAAAGATGTCAAAGTATCCCAGGGAGAACAGAGGAATGGGATTGTAATTGAATCCGCCATCCGCCTGTCTGGCGTCATGGAAATCCTCTACATCACCACAAATGTACAGTAA
- a CDS encoding DUF6838 family protein: MIQEITDGIVEAVHAEFGDGYAIYPEKVEQGLEEPCFFVRCILPDLSPGLFRRKRFTGVFVVQFLPKEDGTENAQMAEVYPRLADCLQIIVSGGKKIRCSSMDADSSDGILQIRATYLFFLTDLAEETDIIREVEAYRTAAGSAKE; this comes from the coding sequence ATGATACAGGAAATCACGGACGGGATCGTGGAAGCGGTTCACGCAGAATTCGGGGATGGTTATGCCATCTACCCGGAGAAAGTAGAGCAGGGACTGGAAGAGCCCTGTTTTTTTGTGCGCTGCATTCTTCCGGATCTTTCCCCGGGGCTGTTCCGCAGGAAACGGTTTACCGGTGTGTTTGTGGTCCAGTTCCTTCCCAAAGAGGATGGGACAGAGAATGCACAGATGGCAGAGGTTTATCCGCGCCTGGCAGACTGTCTGCAGATCATTGTTTCCGGTGGGAAAAAGATCCGGTGCAGCAGCATGGATGCGGACAGCAGTGACGGGATCCTGCAGATCCGCGCGACCTATCTGTTCTTCCTTACCGACCTTGCAGAGGAGACAGATATCATCCGTGAGGTGGAAGCGTACCGTACAGCCGCCGGAAGCGCAAAAGAATAG
- a CDS encoding HK97 gp10 family phage protein, whose translation MAEDVHVDIRQLEAFQKNLEDASRHIREIEAQCAKGAAGRMLRSAAALTPTKTGYLRRGWRIRVLRPSNPAVVRVENPVKYASYVEYGHRQTPGRYVPAIGKRLVNGWVDGRLMLTKAAAQVEKDLPKIIDQEITNYLKTEVFK comes from the coding sequence ATGGCAGAAGATGTACATGTAGATATCCGGCAGCTTGAGGCGTTCCAGAAGAACCTGGAGGATGCCTCACGGCACATCCGGGAAATAGAAGCCCAGTGCGCAAAAGGAGCCGCCGGGCGCATGCTGCGCAGTGCAGCGGCACTGACACCGACAAAAACCGGATATCTGCGGCGCGGCTGGCGGATCCGGGTGCTGCGCCCGTCCAATCCGGCGGTTGTCCGTGTGGAAAACCCGGTCAAGTATGCGTCCTATGTGGAGTACGGGCACCGGCAGACCCCTGGGCGGTATGTACCGGCTATCGGCAAGCGCCTGGTCAATGGATGGGTAGACGGCCGCCTGATGCTGACAAAAGCGGCGGCACAGGTGGAAAAGGACCTTCCGAAAATCATTGACCAGGAGATCACGAATTATCTCAAAACGGAGGTATTTAAGTGA
- a CDS encoding major capsid protein, giving the protein MPGTNLSNVIVPEIWVPYVVEKTAEKSAFITSGMIQNDPKFDQLASQAGPVVNMPFWADLTGDSENIEEGKDLTIDGIQAKKDVAPILRRAKAWSETDLSGMMTGDDPSAVIGDLVADFWARDMQKEAIAILNGIFGTSDTVTSAPLKDNILDITGLSGAKAAWSGAAFIDAEQMLGDAKTRLTGIVMHSATEAALKKQNLIETVQPSNDVSFGVYQGKRVIVDDGCPVDASKGVYTTYLFGDGAFALGNGSPADFVAAETDRDKRKGSGIDYLINRKQYLLHPRGCAFTSADTKAEGPSRAQLMNPANWKQVYETKNIRLVAFKHKLA; this is encoded by the coding sequence ATGCCAGGAACAAATTTAAGCAATGTAATTGTACCGGAGATCTGGGTACCGTATGTCGTGGAGAAGACCGCGGAAAAGTCCGCGTTTATCACATCTGGGATGATCCAGAATGATCCCAAATTTGACCAGCTTGCCTCCCAGGCGGGCCCGGTGGTCAATATGCCGTTCTGGGCAGACCTTACCGGCGATTCTGAAAACATCGAGGAGGGCAAGGACCTTACCATTGACGGGATCCAGGCGAAAAAGGATGTAGCGCCGATTCTGCGCCGCGCGAAAGCATGGAGTGAAACTGACCTGTCCGGCATGATGACCGGGGACGATCCCAGTGCGGTGATCGGTGACCTGGTGGCGGATTTCTGGGCAAGGGATATGCAGAAAGAGGCAATAGCCATCTTAAACGGTATCTTCGGTACCAGTGATACCGTCACTTCCGCGCCGTTAAAGGATAACATCCTTGATATCACCGGGTTAAGCGGGGCAAAAGCCGCATGGTCCGGCGCCGCGTTTATTGACGCGGAACAGATGCTTGGCGACGCAAAGACCCGGCTGACCGGTATCGTGATGCATTCCGCTACCGAGGCGGCGTTAAAGAAACAGAACCTGATTGAGACCGTGCAGCCGTCCAATGATGTAAGCTTTGGCGTATATCAGGGCAAACGTGTGATTGTGGATGACGGATGCCCGGTGGATGCTTCCAAGGGTGTTTACACCACCTACCTGTTTGGGGACGGCGCGTTTGCGCTTGGCAACGGCTCCCCGGCAGACTTTGTTGCGGCGGAAACCGACCGTGATAAGAGAAAAGGCTCCGGTATTGATTACCTGATCAACCGGAAACAGTACCTGCTGCATCCGAGAGGATGTGCGTTTACCAGCGCGGATACCAAGGCGGAAGGACCGTCCAGAGCGCAGCTGATGAACCCGGCGAACTGGAAACAGGTTTATGAAACAAAGAACATCCGTCTGGTAGCATTTAAGCACAAATTAGCATAA
- a CDS encoding phage scaffolding protein — MNFEELLQSIQLTEEQISAITSGMQENGIFLSAEENIDLRYHKLKEEKDSLSGQVSTLTKTVNDLKKNNQDNEELQTTIQTLQDTLKQQQEDSRNAAKAYELKDALKGKGVLDADYLIYKAGGLEHFNFDAENHPIGLDEMLAPYRKDAAMAHLFQTEPNKPAYHPNGGNGGAGVRNPFAKETRNLTEQGKMLRENPEQARAMAAAAGVKL, encoded by the coding sequence ATGAACTTTGAAGAACTACTGCAGTCCATCCAGCTGACCGAGGAGCAGATCAGCGCAATCACTTCCGGCATGCAGGAGAATGGCATCTTCCTTTCAGCGGAGGAAAACATTGACCTCCGTTACCATAAACTGAAGGAAGAGAAAGACAGCTTGAGCGGACAGGTCAGCACCCTGACCAAAACCGTCAATGACTTAAAGAAGAACAACCAGGACAATGAGGAGCTGCAGACAACCATCCAGACGCTGCAGGATACACTGAAACAGCAGCAGGAAGACAGCCGGAACGCGGCAAAGGCCTATGAACTGAAGGATGCCTTGAAGGGCAAAGGGGTGCTTGACGCGGATTACCTGATTTATAAGGCGGGCGGCCTGGAGCATTTCAACTTCGATGCGGAGAACCACCCGATCGGGCTGGATGAGATGCTTGCCCCGTACCGCAAGGATGCCGCTATGGCACACCTGTTCCAGACAGAGCCGAACAAACCGGCGTACCATCCAAACGGCGGAAACGGCGGCGCAGGGGTCCGGAACCCATTTGCCAAAGAAACCAGGAACCTGACGGAGCAGGGAAAGATGCTGCGTGAGAATCCGGAGCAGGCCCGCGCAATGGCAGCGGCCGCCGGTGTAAAGCTGTAA
- a CDS encoding DUF6275 family protein, with protein sequence MQEKAKRIVANWYNDQAGKDEISAVTAEDVYVVWFCKTLQNWKALLSTDLPDGMYFEVTYNGDKKEAYLDAYKKIRNVKISD encoded by the coding sequence ATGCAGGAAAAAGCAAAACGGATTGTCGCGAACTGGTATAACGATCAGGCCGGCAAGGATGAGATTTCTGCGGTAACCGCAGAGGATGTTTATGTCGTGTGGTTCTGCAAGACACTGCAGAACTGGAAGGCGCTGCTTTCCACGGATCTTCCGGACGGCATGTACTTTGAGGTTACTTATAACGGAGATAAAAAAGAAGCCTATCTTGACGCATATAAGAAAATCAGGAATGTTAAAATTTCAGACTGA